A single region of the Anaerococcus urinomassiliensis genome encodes:
- a CDS encoding vWA domain-containing protein, with protein MTESLDKIREYNIIWDFSENYQFTPKKTYPMDEVFKNIIAGFTIKTFDTKMLDSFFAYLYENNPFYEDFKFMTNLLIEDICVKELSKDNLVIEDLQKKFAKKSYYKYSHHNPDNLKEQVEKAYYGQVLGKPIIEGAIFRNIYKAVFAIYTTDTSTLIDKLNKVFKTYFRFDRTKEDDEIFDEMVKEKKAKEFKNSEDKPSEYSDENIDQQFAIGSAEFTGNIYYADKKEDLNKNLLFLNSSQDDYHSSDEFIEDFFGKSILSKNIVENIEKEVATGIHQNKKLYFTKGVYPNKANAKFYKKKRKEQSDRNKNYIEKNHAINHRNINQLSLAIKNSLASYEDYDDRVKNYGAIDSTKVWRAPIIHDYNVFNNIENDDVKKFKVDLILDSSASQINRQHIVANQAYIIAKSMDLVDIPIRITGFSTLREHTVFTVYRDYTEKNKNEEIYNFFAAGSNRDGLAFKTLHKIIDTKDDSKHIIIVLSDGKPNDERANINTARLKDKDQYTGKIAIDDTAFEIRNLRNDNVSVLGVFTGEDEDVENAKLIYNKDFVRITNLENFSKIVSIFMKHQILM; from the coding sequence ATGACTGAATCGCTGGATAAGATCCGCGAATATAATATTATTTGGGATTTTAGTGAAAACTATCAATTCACCCCCAAAAAAACTTACCCCATGGATGAAGTTTTCAAAAATATTATAGCGGGTTTTACAATAAAAACTTTTGATACAAAAATGCTCGATTCATTCTTTGCTTATCTTTATGAAAATAATCCATTTTATGAGGACTTCAAATTTATGACAAATCTTTTGATAGAAGATATTTGTGTCAAAGAACTTAGTAAAGATAATCTTGTCATAGAAGATTTGCAAAAAAAATTCGCCAAAAAATCATACTATAAATACAGCCACCACAACCCAGACAATCTAAAAGAGCAAGTTGAAAAAGCTTACTACGGACAAGTCCTTGGTAAACCTATCATAGAAGGTGCTATTTTCAGAAACATTTACAAGGCTGTTTTCGCCATATATACCACTGATACCAGCACATTGATTGACAAGCTAAATAAAGTCTTCAAAACTTACTTTAGATTTGATAGAACTAAAGAAGACGACGAGATTTTTGACGAAATGGTTAAGGAAAAAAAGGCCAAGGAATTCAAAAATAGCGAAGATAAACCATCAGAATATTCCGATGAAAATATTGACCAACAATTTGCCATTGGTTCAGCTGAATTTACCGGCAATATCTACTATGCTGACAAGAAAGAAGACCTAAACAAGAACCTACTCTTCTTAAACTCCAGCCAAGATGACTACCACTCCTCAGATGAATTTATAGAGGATTTTTTTGGCAAGTCCATACTTTCTAAAAACATAGTAGAAAATATAGAAAAAGAAGTTGCCACAGGAATCCACCAAAATAAGAAACTATATTTTACAAAGGGTGTATATCCAAACAAGGCCAATGCCAAATTTTACAAGAAAAAACGCAAGGAACAATCTGATAGAAATAAAAATTATATAGAAAAAAACCATGCCATAAACCACAGAAATATCAACCAATTAAGCCTTGCCATCAAAAATTCTCTAGCAAGCTATGAAGATTATGATGATAGGGTCAAAAACTACGGGGCCATAGATTCTACCAAGGTATGGCGCGCACCAATAATCCACGATTACAATGTCTTTAACAACATTGAAAATGACGATGTCAAAAAATTTAAGGTAGACCTAATCCTAGATTCTTCAGCAAGCCAGATCAACAGGCAACACATAGTGGCAAACCAAGCCTATATAATTGCAAAATCTATGGACTTAGTCGATATACCTATAAGAATCACAGGTTTTTCTACTTTACGTGAACATACAGTTTTCACTGTATATAGAGATTACACAGAAAAAAATAAAAACGAAGAGATCTATAATTTCTTTGCAGCAGGATCAAATAGAGATGGTCTTGCCTTTAAGACCCTCCACAAGATTATAGACACCAAAGATGATAGTAAACACATAATAATAGTCCTATCCGATGGCAAACCAAATGACGAGAGAGCCAATATAAACACAGCCAGACTAAAAGATAAGGACCAGTACACCGGCAAAATAGCAATCGATGATACAGCCTTTGAGATAAGAAACCTTAGA
- a CDS encoding AAA family ATPase — translation MRQYLEKQNVDKNLIDQLEIYRKENGLFDDPRVVEPEFKYYGKEVLEQAISAILAGKNLLLTGPKATGKNVLSSNLSYLFARPSWNVSFHVNTDYNSLIGADTFKDGEVVFRKGPIYEAAVRGGFAVLDEINMAKNEAISVLHASLDHRRIIDIAGYEKINLDPNTRFIATMNYGYVGTREVNEALASRFMIINMPNITRENLDQLLADTFPSLKEKYRKAFIDMFISLQFKSENNEISTKSVDLRGLISAIDTMKVGLNPYNAILMGIANKSFDEFEREIVIDTIKSKIPQHIEESIFDD, via the coding sequence ATGAGACAATATTTAGAAAAACAAAATGTTGATAAAAATTTAATAGATCAACTTGAAATATACAGGAAAGAAAATGGACTTTTTGACGACCCTAGAGTTGTTGAGCCAGAATTCAAATACTATGGCAAGGAAGTATTGGAACAAGCCATATCTGCCATTCTTGCAGGAAAAAACTTGCTTTTAACAGGCCCTAAGGCTACAGGCAAAAACGTACTTTCATCAAATCTTTCCTACCTATTTGCTAGACCATCATGGAATGTTTCCTTCCATGTGAATACTGATTATAATTCCCTTATAGGCGCCGATACCTTTAAAGATGGAGAAGTTGTCTTTAGAAAAGGACCTATATACGAGGCTGCCGTGAGAGGTGGATTTGCAGTACTTGATGAGATTAACATGGCCAAAAACGAAGCAATTTCAGTGCTTCACGCAAGCCTTGACCACAGAAGAATCATAGATATAGCTGGCTATGAGAAAATAAATCTTGATCCAAACACAAGATTTATAGCAACTATGAACTACGGATATGTCGGAACTCGTGAGGTAAACGAAGCCTTGGCTTCTAGATTTATGATTATAAATATGCCAAATATCACTAGAGAAAACTTAGACCAGCTTTTGGCTGATACTTTTCCAAGTCTTAAGGAAAAATACCGCAAGGCTTTTATAGACATGTTCATTTCCCTACAATTCAAATCAGAAAACAATGAAATTTCTACTAAATCAGTCGACCTAAGGGGACTTATATCTGCTATCGACACTATGAAGGTTGGACTAAATCCCTATAATGCTATTCTAATGGGTATCGCTAACAAGTCCTTTGATGAATTTGAACGAGAGATTGTAATTGATACCATTAAAAGCAAAATCCCGCAGCATATAGAAGAGAGCATATTCGATGACTGA
- a CDS encoding MarR family winged helix-turn-helix transcriptional regulator, which translates to MDDKSCEVFIIFSMLRKLNGLNKQRVESFGLNNLESIILFHIDKIDNLTQKDLVNKLQMPKQTINSIILNLKENDFIYMQASQKDKRVKTLLLTEKGAKEVKKITDSLKSSNKGIYDQLGEEKINSIKDDLNDIIDVLENIIKKEDI; encoded by the coding sequence TTGGACGATAAGTCATGTGAAGTTTTTATTATTTTTTCAATGTTAAGAAAACTAAATGGATTAAATAAGCAGAGAGTCGAGAGTTTTGGCTTAAATAATTTGGAGTCTATCATCTTATTTCATATAGATAAAATTGATAATCTTACCCAAAAAGACTTGGTAAACAAACTCCAAATGCCCAAACAAACAATAAACTCTATAATACTGAATTTAAAAGAAAATGACTTTATTTATATGCAAGCATCTCAAAAAGATAAGAGGGTCAAAACCCTACTACTTACAGAAAAAGGCGCAAAAGAAGTAAAGAAAATAACCGATTCATTAAAGTCGTCTAACAAAGGAATTTATGATCAATTGGGAGAAGAAAAAATAAATTCTATAAAAGATGATCTCAATGATATTATTGACGTTTTGGAAAATATTATTAAGAAGGAGGATATATGA
- a CDS encoding ABC transporter ATP-binding protein translates to MNSLKEFNHAFSYLKQYLNQYKKNRSISMLMTILESVFELLIPAIMGIILNEVIYQKDSSQALKYGAIIIVLSLLSMYTGMSASKNAGIAATGLTDEVRRKEFSKIQEFSFEDFEYFGVASLLTRLTSDMQALAQATFFTTRFIIKPLVMAIVAFFLAFRTSAKLSFIFLILMPILVLILLFITSKAIPKFKQTRKQYDKLNLIIEENLNNMRVVKAFVRKRYEMDKFAASNDDMFKLADSSQGTISFVMPIANTILYATFVAIAWFGGIEIIEGRMGVGDLVSFNMYAMMLLGSLIGLSMVITMLMASSPSVTRVKEVLTREISMDNFDKIEGLDLADGSVDFDNVSFKYDQDSDNYQLKDINLHIKSGERIGILGSTGSSKSTLVQLIPRLYDITEGSLKVGGHDIKDYDLKTLRDGVSIVLQKNTLFSGKIIENLRWGDSDASYDEVIAMAKIAQADEFVSERADGYDSELGQGGSGVSGGQKQRLTIARSLLKKPKILILDNSTSAVDTKTEAKLLDGFAKLDENMTQIIISQRLSSFENADRIVILDDGKISDIGTGEELYQRNEMYRTSYDIQNKGGEDDR, encoded by the coding sequence ATGAATAGCTTAAAAGAATTTAACCATGCCTTTTCATACTTAAAGCAATACCTAAATCAGTATAAGAAAAATAGAAGCATTTCCATGCTTATGACTATTCTAGAGAGTGTTTTTGAATTATTAATACCTGCGATTATGGGAATTATTTTAAACGAGGTAATATACCAAAAAGATAGCAGTCAAGCACTTAAATACGGGGCTATAATAATTGTATTATCACTTTTATCAATGTACACAGGTATGTCAGCTTCCAAAAATGCTGGTATTGCAGCAACAGGGCTTACTGACGAGGTGAGGAGAAAAGAGTTTAGCAAGATTCAAGAATTTTCCTTTGAGGATTTTGAATATTTTGGGGTTGCTTCTCTACTTACAAGATTGACTAGTGATATGCAGGCCCTAGCTCAAGCTACATTTTTTACAACTAGATTTATAATAAAACCACTTGTCATGGCGATTGTAGCGTTTTTCTTGGCCTTTAGAACAAGTGCAAAATTATCTTTTATATTTTTGATATTGATGCCAATTTTAGTTTTGATTTTACTTTTTATCACATCAAAAGCTATACCAAAATTCAAACAAACACGTAAACAATATGATAAGTTAAACCTTATTATAGAAGAAAACTTAAATAATATGAGAGTTGTAAAAGCCTTTGTTAGAAAAAGATATGAGATGGATAAATTTGCAGCTTCTAATGACGATATGTTCAAACTTGCAGACTCATCGCAAGGTACTATAAGTTTTGTAATGCCCATAGCAAATACAATATTATATGCAACCTTTGTTGCTATAGCTTGGTTTGGAGGCATAGAAATAATAGAAGGTCGCATGGGAGTTGGAGATTTAGTAAGCTTTAATATGTATGCCATGATGCTTCTGGGTAGTTTAATAGGATTATCCATGGTTATAACTATGCTAATGGCATCTTCACCATCTGTAACGAGAGTTAAAGAAGTGCTTACAAGAGAGATTTCAATGGATAATTTTGATAAAATCGAAGGACTTGATCTTGCTGATGGTTCAGTTGATTTTGACAATGTTAGTTTTAAATACGATCAAGATTCTGATAATTACCAACTAAAAGATATTAACCTTCATATCAAATCAGGAGAAAGAATCGGTATACTTGGATCTACTGGTTCATCAAAATCTACTTTAGTACAACTAATTCCAAGGCTTTATGATATTACTGAAGGCAGCTTAAAAGTAGGTGGTCATGACATAAAAGACTATGACTTAAAAACCTTAAGAGATGGGGTTTCTATAGTATTACAGAAAAATACACTTTTCTCGGGAAAAATTATCGAAAACCTCAGATGGGGAGATTCTGATGCCTCTTACGATGAAGTAATAGCCATGGCTAAAATTGCCCAAGCTGATGAATTTGTTAGTGAAAGGGCAGATGGGTATGACTCAGAACTTGGCCAGGGTGGATCTGGAGTATCAGGTGGTCAAAAACAAAGACTTACCATAGCTAGGTCCTTACTCAAAAAACCAAAAATCTTAATCCTAGATAACTCTACATCTGCTGTAGATACAAAAACAGAAGCTAAGCTTTTAGACGGTTTTGCGAAACTTGACGAGAATATGACCCAGATTATTATTTCACAGAGATTATCTTCATTTGAAAATGCTGATAGGATTGTCATCTTAGACGATGGGAAAATTTCTGATATTGGCACAGGTGAAGAACTTTACCAAAGAAACGAAATGTATAGGACAAGCTATGACATACAAAATAAAGGAGGGGAAGATGACAGATAA
- a CDS encoding ABC transporter ATP-binding protein: MTDKKDGVKTEEIKISDKKESRDLDTKALKELFSCLFDHKWQLVVVSICVILSAATQVWGISMLQPIIDNHILKSDIAGLKTAIIKMGLVYLISVVTTFIYTRLMIRIGERSIRNIRNDLFSKIQKMPINFFDTNQHGEIMSRFTNDTDILSQSLSSTLPTLVRSLLMLVGTFIVMISLSWKLTIIMVLGLVVMIMILKNIVMRTGKLFKQAQKNVSVLNGFDEEMLSGQKVIKVFNKEEDTIKEFDAKSEDLRSTMAEAMVNAGRMMPFLVNAINIMYAILAVAGVFLTINGNLTVGILATFLTNARQLQAPIANISQQANAVFSAMAGASRIFEIIDMPIEKDSGYIELAYVKIDENGNPMPCKLGERCYSWKWTDENGKEVYKELEGRIDFEHVDFSYDDSDKILKDVTFYANPGEKIALVGATGAGKTTVTNVITRFYEIDSGSIKVDGIDTRDIKKDHLRKAFGMVLQDVNLFTESVEENIKYGNLYASDDQIHDAAKLAGADSFIKRLPEGYQTEIHGDGSSLSDGQNQLISISRAAIANPPMLILDEATSSIDTSTEIKVTKAMDKLMEGSTSIVIAHRLSTIQNADVIMVMDDGRIIERGNHQELMEKHGTYYQLYTGALELD; the protein is encoded by the coding sequence ATGACAGATAAAAAAGACGGTGTCAAAACCGAAGAAATCAAAATTTCAGATAAAAAAGAAAGTAGAGATTTAGACACCAAGGCCTTGAAAGAATTATTTTCCTGCCTTTTTGACCACAAATGGCAATTAGTAGTGGTTAGTATATGTGTGATATTATCTGCAGCTACCCAAGTTTGGGGGATTTCTATGTTACAACCTATAATAGATAATCACATATTAAAATCAGATATTGCAGGACTAAAAACAGCTATAATTAAGATGGGACTAGTATATCTAATCTCAGTCGTGACAACTTTCATCTATACAAGGCTTATGATCAGGATAGGGGAAAGGTCAATTAGGAATATTAGAAATGACCTATTTAGCAAAATCCAAAAAATGCCTATAAACTTTTTTGATACAAACCAACACGGCGAGATTATGTCTAGATTCACCAATGATACAGACATACTTTCTCAATCATTATCATCAACTCTACCTACACTTGTTAGGTCACTATTGATGCTTGTCGGTACCTTTATAGTAATGATTTCTCTATCATGGAAACTGACAATAATCATGGTTCTTGGACTTGTTGTTATGATTATGATATTAAAAAATATTGTAATGAGAACTGGTAAACTTTTCAAACAAGCTCAAAAAAATGTATCGGTACTAAATGGCTTTGACGAAGAGATGCTTTCAGGACAAAAAGTCATAAAAGTATTTAACAAAGAAGAAGATACCATAAAAGAATTTGATGCAAAAAGTGAAGACCTACGTTCAACTATGGCAGAAGCTATGGTAAATGCAGGACGTATGATGCCATTTTTAGTAAATGCAATCAATATTATGTATGCAATCCTAGCAGTTGCTGGTGTGTTTTTAACAATAAATGGCAATTTAACTGTTGGAATACTTGCAACATTTTTAACCAATGCTAGACAATTACAAGCCCCTATAGCGAATATTTCCCAACAAGCAAATGCTGTATTTTCTGCTATGGCAGGAGCTAGCCGTATCTTTGAAATTATTGATATGCCAATTGAAAAAGATAGTGGTTATATAGAGCTTGCCTATGTAAAAATCGATGAAAATGGAAACCCAATGCCTTGTAAGCTTGGTGAAAGATGCTATTCATGGAAATGGACTGATGAAAATGGCAAGGAAGTTTATAAAGAGCTAGAAGGTCGCATAGACTTTGAACACGTTGACTTTTCTTATGATGACTCAGATAAAATCCTAAAAGATGTGACATTTTATGCAAATCCAGGTGAAAAAATCGCCCTTGTTGGAGCTACCGGAGCAGGTAAGACAACTGTTACCAACGTCATAACTAGGTTTTATGAAATTGATAGTGGATCTATCAAAGTTGATGGCATTGACACAAGGGATATCAAAAAAGACCACTTAAGAAAGGCCTTTGGCATGGTACTTCAAGATGTTAACTTGTTCACTGAATCAGTAGAAGAAAATATTAAATATGGTAATCTTTACGCATCAGATGATCAAATTCACGATGCAGCAAAACTTGCTGGAGCTGATTCATTTATTAAAAGACTTCCAGAAGGATATCAAACAGAAATCCATGGAGATGGATCATCACTATCTGATGGACAAAACCAGCTTATATCAATATCAAGAGCGGCTATTGCCAACCCACCTATGTTAATTCTTGATGAGGCGACAAGCTCTATAGATACTTCAACAGAAATCAAAGTTACAAAAGCAATGGATAAGCTTATGGAAGGATCAACTTCTATAGTTATAGCTCATAGACTTTCAACAATCCAAAATGCTGATGTTATAATGGTAATGGATGATGGTAGGATAATAGAACGTGGTAACCACCAAGAACTTATGGAAAAACACGGAACCTACTACCAACTTTACACTGGAGCCTTAGAATTAGACTAA
- a CDS encoding LDCC motif putative metal-binding protein — translation MKIFESIKNRWEKFLENLAKENKKSFGNEKLDCCSMNKREYR, via the coding sequence ATGAAAATCTTTGAATCAATAAAAAATAGATGGGAAAAATTCTTGGAAAATTTAGCAAAAGAAAATAAAAAATCCTTTGGAAATGAAAAATTAGATTGTTGTTCAATGAACAAAAGAGAATATAGATAA
- a CDS encoding macro domain-containing protein → MASSKIPKKGIISFIKSADITAYRNSLKLSKEKGIKSIAFPLISADIYGFPEKDAFFVAKRTIDEFLKDNEMEVYLSTFEKDILSLIMG, encoded by the coding sequence ATTGCATCATCCAAAATTCCTAAAAAAGGAATCATATCATTTATCAAATCGGCAGACATTACTGCTTATAGAAATTCTCTAAAGCTTTCAAAGGAAAAGGGAATAAAATCTATAGCCTTTCCTTTAATTTCTGCAGATATTTATGGATTTCCAGAAAAAGATGCGTTTTTTGTAGCAAAAAGAACAATCGATGAATTTTTAAAAGATAATGAAATGGAAGTTTATCTTTCTACTTTTGAAAAAGATATCCTGTCTTTAATTATGGGATAG
- a CDS encoding YkvA family protein, producing MSADLINDMIPFLGILDDAIVLPFLIYITSKMIPDSVMDKEKLNM from the coding sequence ATGTCTGCCGATTTGATAAATGATATGATTCCTTTTTTAGGAATTTTGGATGATGCAATCGTCCTTCCATTTCTAATCTATATAACAAGCAAAATGATCCCAGACTCAGTTATGGATAAGGAAAAACTGAATATGTAG
- a CDS encoding ABC transporter permease, whose translation MNESVMNISNSQLMLTYLFALIAMLITSFNGINRNKDIVVGTLRMTVQLFIAGFILVYIFDRASFILSALMIVVMEFFAIFNIITNKKGKLNSGLKRTLILAQVIGTIFTLAFFLIIVVRPKPIYNPQYLIPLGGMIIGNSMTGINLALNQMLESIENNRSSIEGSLMLGASPRMAMDKIIQNAFDTAITPTLNSIKNMGIISLPGMMTGQILGGVSPLIAIRYQIAIMTAIMSSVAICVFIFLHLGYKNFFNDQKQLVKIQ comes from the coding sequence ATGAATGAATCTGTTATGAATATTTCTAATAGCCAGCTTATGCTAACCTATCTCTTTGCTCTAATCGCCATGCTGATAACATCATTTAATGGTATCAATCGCAACAAGGACATAGTTGTTGGCACCCTCAGGATGACTGTTCAACTCTTTATAGCTGGTTTCATACTTGTTTACATATTTGACAGAGCATCTTTTATCCTTTCAGCACTGATGATTGTTGTTATGGAGTTTTTTGCAATTTTTAATATTATTACTAACAAGAAAGGAAAATTAAATAGCGGACTTAAGAGGACATTAATCCTTGCCCAAGTTATTGGGACTATTTTTACCCTAGCATTTTTCCTTATCATAGTTGTAAGGCCAAAGCCAATCTACAATCCCCAATACCTCATTCCACTTGGAGGCATGATTATTGGTAATTCTATGACTGGTATAAACCTTGCCCTAAACCAAATGCTAGAGTCCATTGAAAATAATAGATCTAGCATAGAAGGGTCTTTGATGCTTGGTGCAAGCCCTAGGATGGCTATGGATAAGATTATCCAAAACGCCTTTGATACAGCCATCACACCAACCCTCAATTCCATAAAGAATATGGGTATCATATCCCTGCCTGGCATGATGACAGGTCAAATCCTTGGAGGGGTTTCTCCACTTATAGCTATCAGATATCAAATAGCAATTATGACAGCCATAATGAGTTCAGTAGCCATTTGTGTCTTCATATTTTTGCACCTAGGATACAAAAATTTCTTCAATGACCAAAAACAATTGGTAAAAATACAATAA
- a CDS encoding ABC transporter ATP-binding protein, with the protein MFEFHNVEFEDILDIDHLTINSNEITCIIGPSGSGKSTLLRLINKLISPTKGYISIDGEDISSIDSTTYHRRVPMLSQNPVTFSGTVKDNLLMGRKFQEKDLLSDDILTNALESVKLDKSLTEDIDNLSGGEAQRLAIARLMLCDSEVYLLDEPSSALDDLTEDFVIKTMVDMARDKSKTIIYVTHSKDMADKYSDKLIKIVDGRISHE; encoded by the coding sequence ATGTTTGAATTTCATAATGTCGAGTTTGAAGACATCTTAGATATTGATCACCTCACTATTAATAGCAATGAAATCACTTGCATTATCGGTCCTAGTGGGTCTGGTAAGTCTACTTTATTAAGACTTATCAATAAGCTCATTTCTCCTACCAAGGGATATATTTCTATTGATGGCGAGGATATTTCTAGTATTGATTCTACTACATATCACAGGCGTGTGCCTATGCTTTCTCAAAATCCCGTGACTTTCTCTGGTACTGTTAAGGATAATCTTTTGATGGGAAGGAAGTTTCAAGAAAAAGATCTGCTTTCAGATGATATTTTAACGAATGCTTTAGAGTCTGTAAAGCTTGATAAGTCACTTACTGAGGATATAGATAATCTTTCTGGTGGCGAGGCTCAAAGGCTTGCCATAGCTAGACTCATGCTTTGCGATTCTGAAGTTTATCTTCTAGATGAGCCATCATCTGCTCTAGATGATTTGACAGAGGACTTCGTCATCAAAACAATGGTAGATATGGCTAGAGATAAGAGTAAAACCATAATCTATGTAACCCATTCTAAGGATATGGCAGATAAGTATTCTGACAAGCTAATAAAGATTGTAGATGGGAGGATAAGCCATGAATGA
- a CDS encoding DUF6873 family GME fold protein, with protein sequence MLIISHKSSSGFKKFLYDNNFSFIETTDNPNLDLRIADHPDLSIFALDDNNIVIDKNVSSYYKELIKSKNIIDGKAASHNYPYDCIYNIYQYSNFYIHNDVTESHIEAYMESNSYTHLYTKQGYSRCSIIPMGDKILTSDYGIYKSLKDKINVILLKEEHISLDGFPNGFIGGTCGLIGDTLIFNGNIENSPNYDLIKNEAIKSNLKLMYPDLPLVDLGSIIYLGGC encoded by the coding sequence ATGCTTATCATTTCTCACAAGTCCTCATCAGGTTTCAAAAAGTTTCTCTATGATAATAACTTTTCATTTATAGAAACTACCGACAACCCAAATCTCGATTTACGCATAGCTGATCATCCCGACTTATCTATTTTTGCTCTGGATGATAATAATATTGTCATTGATAAAAATGTAAGTTCTTATTACAAAGAGCTTATAAAGTCTAAAAATATCATTGATGGTAAGGCAGCTTCTCATAACTACCCTTATGATTGTATTTATAATATATACCAATATTCAAATTTTTATATTCACAATGATGTAACAGAATCTCATATTGAAGCTTATATGGAAAGTAATTCCTACACCCATCTTTATACTAAGCAGGGTTATAGTAGGTGTTCTATCATTCCGATGGGGGATAAGATTCTTACTTCAGATTATGGTATTTACAAATCTTTGAAAGATAAAATTAATGTAATTTTGCTAAAGGAAGAACATATATCCCTAGATGGTTTCCCAAATGGTTTTATTGGCGGGACTTGTGGTCTTATAGGAGATACTTTAATTTTTAATGGCAATATAGAGAATTCTCCTAATTATGATCTTATAAAAAATGAGGCTATAAAATCTAATCTAAAACTTATGTATCCAGATTTGCCCCTAGTAGACCTTGGTTCAATTATTTACCTTGGTGGTTGCTAA
- a CDS encoding ATP-binding protein: MENRIHIIFGHFGSGKTEFSINYALYLKEQYENVAICDLDIINMYFRSREKTDFLETQGIEVYSSSRGHQDVLDVPALDASILKPIQNKDYQAILDVGGDPKGALILRTYRPYLVDTDNIFVINTNRPETSNPDAIIAYMNQIEGMGGIKANTLINNTHMLKDTSMEDVLKGYAIVKEVSEKLGIEFRYNVCKRDLVDAIRSNPDVSSEAKEKLFPIDLYFRSDWMS, translated from the coding sequence ATGGAAAATAGAATTCATATCATTTTTGGCCATTTTGGTAGTGGCAAGACTGAATTTTCCATTAACTATGCTCTTTATTTGAAAGAGCAATACGAAAATGTTGCTATCTGCGACTTGGATATTATCAATATGTATTTTAGGTCTCGCGAAAAGACGGATTTTCTGGAGACTCAAGGCATAGAAGTTTATTCATCATCTAGGGGCCATCAGGATGTTTTGGACGTGCCAGCCTTGGATGCAAGTATCCTAAAGCCTATCCAAAACAAGGATTACCAGGCTATCTTGGATGTTGGAGGAGATCCCAAAGGAGCATTGATTCTTCGCACCTACAGGCCATACCTAGTAGATACTGACAATATTTTTGTGATTAATACCAATAGACCAGAAACTAGCAATCCAGATGCTATTATAGCTTATATGAATCAAATAGAAGGGATGGGTGGTATAAAGGCTAATACACTGATAAATAATACTCATATGTTAAAAGATACATCGATGGAAGATGTTCTTAAGGGATATGCCATTGTAAAAGAAGTTTCTGAAAAACTTGGCATAGAATTTAGATACAATGTATGCAAAAGAGATCTAGTAGATGCTATAAGATCCAATCCGGATGTTTCTAGTGAAGCTAAAGAGAAATTATTTCCTATCGATTTGTACTTCAGATCAGATTGGATGAGCTAA
- a CDS encoding 4Fe-4S dicluster domain-containing protein produces the protein MTETKKRLGKVVIEKDLCKGCGLCVSVCPKNVLELDLNTINAKGYSPSSAVRADDCIACGNCAITCPDSVISVYKLV, from the coding sequence ATGACAGAAACAAAAAAAAGACTAGGAAAGGTAGTAATAGAAAAAGACCTATGCAAGGGCTGTGGTCTTTGCGTTAGCGTATGCCCTAAAAACGTATTAGAGCTTGACCTAAATACTATCAATGCAAAGGGGTATTCACCATCAAGCGCTGTAAGGGCTGATGATTGTATAGCTTGTGGAAACTGTGCTATAACTTGCCCTGACTCAGTTATTTCAGTTTATAAATTAGTATAG